A DNA window from Microcystis aeruginosa NIES-843 contains the following coding sequences:
- a CDS encoding cation-translocating P-type ATPase — translation MTFPTTSPQVSEIENNRAWHNLTGEQTLEILRTNGETGLIEAEIVKRKDFFGLNELKETGGRSPLMILWEQFTNIMLVMLIAVAVVSAVLDLKKGEFPKDAIAIFTIVILNGILGYLQESRAEKALAALKQLSSPKVRVIRNGSTFEVTAKELVPGDIMLLEAGVQIAADGRLLEAQNLQIREAALTGEAESVNKQAQKVLPEDASLGDRINLVYQGTEVVQGRGKVAITKTGMDTEIGKIAAMLQGVESEPTPLQQRMSQLGNVLVSSSLALVAVVVLGGVIRFGWQFFESFLETSLSMAVAVVPEGLPAVVTVTLAIGTQRMVRRQALIRKLPAVETLGSVTTICSDKTGTLTQNKMVVQKVNTSEQTITVTGEGYAPIGEFNGASESDPELQAILTACVLCNDALLQNKAQEWSILGDPTEGALLTLAGKGGLYREALAPQSPRLGEFPFSSERKRMSVICENAQLGLGDSAYLMFTKGSPELILERCSLIQVGAESQPLTPEQRSRILAQNDEMAGNGLRVLGFSYKPMTEVPEAEREDSEEQSLVWLGLVGMLDAPRKEVKEAVALCRQAGIRPIMITGDHQLTAKAIAIELGIAAPGERVITGKELEKMSQNDLEGEVDGVSVYARVSPEHKLRIVQALQKRGKFVAMTGDGVNDAPALKQADIGIAMGITGTDVSKEASDMILLDDNFATIVAATEEGRVVYSNIRRFIKYILGSNIGEVLTIAAAPLLGLGGVPLSPLQILWMNLVTDGLPALALAMEPAEPNVMKRPPFSPRESIFARGLGWYMIRIGIVFAILTIIMMYWAYRYTQATPEIGDPGRWKTMVFTTLCLAQMGHALAVRSHTQLAVQMNPFSNPYIIAAVGLTTILQLLLIYAPPLQSFFGTQWISGTELLICFGFSALMFVWIELEKLFIRWFMTKK, via the coding sequence ATGACTTTTCCCACTACGTCACCTCAAGTCTCGGAAATAGAGAATAATCGTGCTTGGCATAATTTAACTGGGGAACAAACCCTAGAAATACTGAGAACCAATGGGGAAACTGGCTTAATCGAGGCGGAAATTGTTAAAAGAAAGGATTTTTTCGGATTAAATGAACTAAAAGAAACGGGGGGACGTAGCCCGTTAATGATTTTATGGGAACAGTTTACTAACATTATGTTAGTGATGCTGATCGCCGTGGCGGTGGTTTCGGCAGTTTTGGACCTGAAAAAAGGGGAATTTCCCAAAGACGCGATCGCTATTTTTACAATTGTTATTTTAAACGGTATTTTAGGATATTTACAGGAAAGTCGGGCAGAAAAGGCATTAGCAGCCCTTAAGCAGTTATCCTCGCCCAAAGTTAGAGTTATTCGTAATGGTAGCACCTTTGAAGTGACGGCCAAGGAACTTGTCCCCGGGGATATCATGTTACTGGAAGCGGGGGTACAAATTGCCGCCGATGGCAGATTATTAGAAGCACAAAACCTGCAAATTCGCGAAGCTGCCCTCACGGGGGAAGCGGAATCGGTGAATAAACAAGCACAGAAGGTTTTACCAGAAGATGCCTCTTTGGGCGATCGCATTAACCTCGTCTATCAGGGTACAGAAGTAGTACAGGGACGGGGGAAAGTGGCGATTACCAAGACGGGAATGGACACGGAAATCGGTAAAATCGCCGCCATGTTACAAGGAGTAGAAAGTGAACCCACACCCCTACAGCAGCGAATGTCGCAGTTAGGTAACGTTTTAGTGAGTAGTTCCCTAGCTTTAGTGGCTGTAGTCGTGCTTGGTGGCGTAATTCGCTTTGGTTGGCAGTTTTTTGAATCATTCCTCGAAACTTCCCTCAGTATGGCTGTGGCCGTTGTTCCCGAAGGTTTACCGGCAGTGGTAACGGTGACTTTGGCAATTGGAACCCAAAGAATGGTGAGAAGACAAGCTTTAATCCGTAAATTGCCGGCAGTGGAAACCTTAGGCTCGGTAACGACGATTTGCTCCGATAAAACCGGAACTTTAACTCAAAATAAAATGGTGGTGCAGAAAGTTAATACTTCCGAGCAGACAATTACTGTCACGGGGGAAGGTTACGCGCCCATCGGTGAGTTTAATGGTGCTAGTGAAAGTGATCCCGAACTACAGGCAATTTTAACGGCTTGTGTGCTGTGTAATGATGCACTTTTGCAAAATAAAGCTCAAGAATGGTCAATTTTAGGCGATCCCACCGAAGGAGCTTTACTGACGTTAGCGGGTAAAGGAGGACTATATCGGGAAGCATTGGCACCACAAAGCCCTCGTTTAGGCGAATTTCCCTTTTCTTCCGAAAGAAAGAGAATGTCAGTAATCTGTGAGAATGCCCAGTTAGGTTTGGGGGATTCTGCCTATTTAATGTTTACCAAAGGATCACCGGAATTAATTCTCGAACGTTGTTCTCTGATCCAAGTTGGGGCGGAAAGTCAACCCTTAACACCTGAACAAAGAAGCCGTATTTTGGCACAAAATGACGAAATGGCGGGTAATGGCCTACGAGTTTTAGGTTTTTCCTATAAACCGATGACAGAAGTGCCAGAAGCGGAAAGAGAAGATAGTGAGGAACAATCCCTGGTTTGGTTGGGATTGGTGGGAATGCTCGATGCACCCCGCAAAGAAGTTAAAGAAGCGGTTGCCCTCTGTCGTCAAGCGGGAATTCGTCCGATTATGATTACCGGAGATCACCAATTAACGGCCAAGGCGATCGCCATTGAATTAGGCATTGCTGCCCCCGGGGAGCGAGTAATCACGGGTAAAGAATTAGAAAAAATGTCTCAGAATGACCTAGAGGGAGAGGTAGATGGTGTTAGCGTCTATGCTCGCGTTTCTCCCGAACATAAGCTGAGAATCGTCCAAGCTTTGCAAAAACGGGGCAAATTCGTCGCCATGACGGGGGACGGGGTGAACGATGCTCCGGCACTAAAACAAGCGGATATCGGTATCGCCATGGGGATTACGGGAACCGATGTCAGCAAAGAAGCCAGTGATATGATTTTGCTAGATGATAATTTTGCCACCATCGTCGCCGCCACCGAAGAAGGGCGCGTGGTTTACAGTAACATTCGGCGCTTTATTAAATACATTCTCGGCAGTAATATTGGCGAGGTTTTAACGATTGCAGCGGCTCCTCTGCTCGGTTTAGGCGGTGTACCCCTTTCTCCCTTGCAAATCCTCTGGATGAACCTTGTCACCGACGGTTTACCGGCTCTTGCTCTGGCAATGGAACCCGCCGAACCTAATGTGATGAAACGTCCACCTTTTAGCCCCCGGGAAAGCATTTTCGCCCGCGGTTTGGGTTGGTATATGATTCGCATCGGCATCGTCTTTGCCATTCTCACCATTATTATGATGTACTGGGCTTACCGATATACTCAAGCAACTCCCGAAATCGGAGATCCCGGACGTTGGAAAACCATGGTATTTACTACCCTCTGTTTAGCACAAATGGGTCATGCTTTGGCGGTGCGTTCCCATACCCAGTTAGCTGTGCAAATGAATCCCTTCTCTAATCCTTACATTATTGCTGCCGTGGGCTTGACAACGATCCTACAATTGTTGTTAATTTATGCTCCTCCCCTACAAAGCTTCTTCGGTACTCAATGGATTAGTGGCACAGAATTATTAATCTGTTTTGGATTTAGTGCCTTAATGTTTGTTTGGATTGAGTTGGAGAAGTTATTTATTCGCTGGTTCATGACGAAAAAATAA
- a CDS encoding SLC13 family permease, translating into MPTPIILTLTVLVVALVAFVAEWLPVDLTALCVAIVLILLGLVTPEEGIAGFSNSATVTVMAMFVLSAGITRTGVIQVIRDRLLVWGGKNPHQQVFVLGALVGPISAFINNTAVVAIFLPIVEDWCKKQKISPSKLLIPLSYATVLAGMITVVGTSTNILASGISAKLGYGEFSLFQFTALGLVTFLAGLIYLTIFAPKLLPDRKSSTGEFLEDDYGSKVYLSEVIITPRSNLIGQTLSQSGLQRKFNFDVLELIRNKVHLPQPLADKVLNAGDILIVHSSREELLKIKDERGLEIFADVKFQKGDIESTITTGEEKLAEVLLLSNSRLIGTTLKDLKFRQRYNATVLAIRRGSELLQGRLGKIPLKFGDLLLVQGPKQSFIGLQTTRELLVLEEKEIESLRQDKGIIALMITLLVIIIAAFDIQPILVTSLVGVVLMVITGCLKPGEVYGSIRWDIIFLLAGLIPLGTAMDNSGTTKWLADNLVAIGGNLSGFWILVFFYLITSVLTEILSNNAAVVLMIPVAVEVAKTLGLNPLAFMYAVTFAASNSYLTPIGYQTNTMVYAPGGYKFLDFTRLGAPLNLILTILTPSLIVLFYGLK; encoded by the coding sequence ATGCCAACACCAATTATTCTGACTTTAACGGTTTTAGTCGTTGCTTTAGTCGCTTTCGTGGCAGAATGGCTACCGGTAGATTTAACCGCTTTATGCGTGGCTATTGTCCTCATTCTTTTGGGTTTAGTTACTCCCGAAGAAGGTATCGCCGGATTTAGTAATTCTGCCACGGTGACGGTGATGGCGATGTTTGTGCTTAGTGCTGGAATTACCCGCACGGGAGTGATTCAAGTAATTCGCGATCGCTTGCTGGTTTGGGGGGGCAAAAATCCCCACCAACAGGTATTTGTCTTAGGGGCATTAGTGGGGCCGATTAGTGCTTTTATTAATAACACGGCAGTGGTGGCGATCTTTTTACCTATCGTTGAAGATTGGTGTAAAAAACAAAAAATTTCCCCTTCTAAGTTATTAATTCCCCTTTCCTACGCCACGGTTTTAGCGGGGATGATTACCGTGGTAGGAACTTCTACTAACATTCTCGCTAGTGGTATTTCTGCCAAGCTGGGTTATGGGGAATTTAGCTTATTTCAATTCACTGCTTTAGGATTAGTAACTTTTTTGGCAGGTTTGATTTATTTAACAATTTTTGCCCCGAAATTACTACCCGATCGCAAATCTTCCACCGGGGAATTTTTAGAGGATGATTATGGTTCTAAAGTATATCTGAGTGAGGTAATTATTACCCCTCGTTCTAATCTTATCGGTCAAACTTTATCCCAAAGTGGACTACAAAGAAAGTTTAATTTTGATGTGTTGGAATTAATCAGAAATAAGGTACATTTACCCCAACCTTTAGCTGATAAAGTTCTCAATGCTGGCGACATTTTAATCGTTCACAGTAGTCGAGAAGAACTATTAAAAATTAAAGATGAACGAGGCTTAGAAATCTTTGCCGATGTCAAATTTCAGAAAGGAGATATTGAATCGACAATTACTACAGGTGAGGAAAAATTAGCCGAGGTTTTGCTTCTCTCTAATTCCCGTTTAATTGGGACAACTTTAAAAGATTTGAAATTCCGTCAGCGTTATAACGCAACGGTTTTAGCGATTCGGCGTGGTTCAGAATTACTGCAAGGAAGATTAGGGAAAATTCCTTTAAAGTTTGGCGATTTGCTCTTGGTTCAGGGACCAAAACAGAGTTTTATTGGTTTACAAACCACGCGAGAATTATTAGTCTTAGAAGAAAAAGAGATCGAATCATTGCGACAGGATAAAGGCATTATTGCTTTAATGATTACTTTGTTGGTGATTATTATTGCTGCTTTTGATATTCAACCGATTCTCGTCACCAGTTTAGTTGGGGTGGTTTTAATGGTAATTACTGGCTGTCTAAAACCGGGGGAAGTCTATGGTTCCATTCGTTGGGATATTATCTTTTTATTAGCGGGTTTAATTCCCCTGGGTACTGCCATGGATAACTCGGGAACGACTAAATGGTTGGCAGATAATTTAGTGGCTATCGGCGGCAATCTTTCGGGGTTTTGGATCTTAGTTTTTTTCTATCTAATTACTTCAGTTTTAACCGAAATCCTCTCTAATAACGCCGCCGTGGTTTTAATGATTCCCGTCGCCGTGGAAGTGGCGAAAACTTTGGGTTTAAATCCTTTGGCTTTTATGTATGCTGTCACCTTTGCTGCTTCTAATAGTTATCTAACACCAATTGGCTATCAAACTAACACCATGGTTTATGCACCTGGCGGCTATAAATTCCTCGATTTTACCCGTTTGGGTGCGCCCCTAAATTTAATTTTGACGATTTTAACCCCTAGTTTAATTGTCTTGTTTTATGGCTTGAAATAA
- a CDS encoding tetratricopeptide repeat protein: MEDTLPLIYVSGLLIFVIGLGIFVIVQIFKTRRVEGTFNKLQKKLQKEKGTAKEYYELGSLYLDKKLYVQALSLLQKALKISEEESIEPENQALIYNAIGFSYFAQEQLELAIRNYKEAIKLYPQYSIALNNLGNVYEKKQMAKKALETYEETLKFDPNNTVAKKRAESLRKRFAESK, from the coding sequence ATGGAAGATACCCTGCCGCTTATTTACGTTTCTGGATTGCTAATTTTCGTGATTGGTTTAGGAATTTTTGTCATCGTGCAAATCTTTAAAACCCGCCGAGTGGAAGGAACCTTTAACAAGCTACAAAAGAAATTGCAAAAAGAAAAAGGTACAGCTAAAGAATACTATGAATTAGGGAGTCTTTATCTCGATAAAAAACTCTATGTTCAAGCATTGAGTTTACTACAAAAGGCTTTAAAAATCTCTGAGGAAGAAAGCATCGAACCAGAAAATCAAGCCCTAATCTACAATGCGATCGGTTTTTCCTATTTTGCTCAAGAACAATTAGAATTAGCGATTCGTAACTACAAAGAAGCCATTAAACTTTATCCTCAATACTCGATCGCTCTCAATAATCTTGGCAATGTTTACGAAAAGAAACAAATGGCTAAAAAAGCTCTCGAAACCTACGAAGAAACTCTCAAATTTGATCCTAATAACACCGTGGCGAAAAAGCGAGCCGAATCCCTGCGTAAACGCTTCGCTGAATCGAAATAG
- a CDS encoding transporter substrate-binding domain-containing protein: MKNLLFILGFLLLGVAPSFSADLDTIIRRGKLIVAVKNNLPPLAFLDSQGNLQGLEIDIAKRLAEEILGSDTAIILKPVSNQERLQVVIDDRVDFAIARVAITPARQRLVDFSPFYYLDSSGFVTKNLLFQRLEDLANSRIAVLNGSTTIALVRSHLPKATLRGVASYQEALNLLETGEIDAFAADNSLLTGWVQQFPNYRQLPIQLGAIALGVVLPKGLQYQSLRERVNQAIERLESTGWLVERVNYWGLPLRIREMGR, translated from the coding sequence ATGAAAAATTTGTTATTTATTCTTGGTTTTTTGCTCTTAGGTGTAGCCCCAAGTTTTAGCGCCGATCTCGATACGATTATACGCCGGGGAAAATTAATTGTCGCTGTCAAAAATAATCTCCCTCCCCTCGCTTTCCTTGATTCTCAGGGCAATCTGCAAGGATTGGAAATCGACATCGCTAAACGTCTAGCTGAAGAAATTCTCGGTTCTGATACTGCTATTATTCTCAAACCCGTTAGTAATCAAGAACGTTTACAGGTGGTTATTGATGATCGAGTAGATTTTGCGATCGCTCGTGTGGCGATTACTCCCGCACGTCAGCGCTTAGTGGATTTTAGCCCCTTTTATTACCTCGATAGCAGCGGTTTTGTGACGAAAAACCTGCTATTTCAGCGTTTAGAAGACCTAGCTAACTCTAGAATCGCCGTACTCAACGGCTCGACGACAATCGCCCTTGTGCGTTCCCATTTACCTAAGGCTACCCTGCGCGGGGTTGCTTCCTATCAAGAAGCTTTAAATTTACTGGAAACGGGGGAAATAGACGCTTTTGCGGCTGATAATAGCCTTTTAACTGGTTGGGTGCAGCAATTCCCCAATTATCGTCAATTACCGATCCAGTTGGGTGCGATCGCTCTAGGAGTCGTTCTCCCTAAAGGTTTACAGTACCAAAGTCTCCGAGAACGCGTCAATCAAGCGATCGAGCGGCTAGAATCCACCGGCTGGTTAGTAGAACGGGTGAACTATTGGGGCTTACCCCTGAGAATTCGGGAAATGGGGAGATAG
- a CDS encoding GGDEF domain-containing response regulator, with the protein MIKFSTEDCLVLVVDDVGKNLQLAVEILDSAGYATSFASSVKQAIERVKTANPDLILLDLMMPDMGGIELCRRLKTDTLYAHIPIIFVTDSKEKEDIINAFNSGAVDYVNKPFHSWELLARVKIHLELKKTQEELKNINSQLEKLVRTDSLTGVNNRREILYLGEKEFQRCRRYHRYFSVLFIDIDHFKHINDTFGHTLGNKTLITVAGAIKTCLRQVDSFGRFGGEEFVAILPETNLEDAATTAQRICQVINKLNIELAQQKVRVTASIGVATFSPQDNNLEEVIERADHAMFAAKNQGRNRVSLGKTV; encoded by the coding sequence ATGATTAAATTTTCTACTGAAGACTGTCTAGTTTTAGTTGTTGATGATGTGGGCAAAAATCTCCAATTAGCTGTGGAGATTCTTGATTCTGCTGGTTATGCCACCAGTTTTGCTAGTAGTGTTAAACAGGCAATAGAACGAGTAAAAACTGCTAATCCTGACCTAATTCTTCTTGACTTAATGATGCCAGATATGGGGGGAATAGAACTTTGTCGAAGACTAAAAACTGACACTTTATACGCTCATATACCAATTATCTTTGTGACAGATAGTAAGGAAAAAGAAGATATTATCAATGCTTTTAATTCTGGGGCTGTGGACTATGTAAATAAACCATTTCATAGTTGGGAACTGTTAGCCAGAGTTAAAATTCATCTAGAACTAAAAAAGACTCAAGAAGAACTGAAAAATATCAATTCTCAACTAGAAAAGCTAGTCAGAACTGATAGCCTAACTGGGGTAAATAATCGTCGAGAGATTCTCTACTTAGGTGAGAAAGAATTTCAACGATGTCGTCGTTATCATCGTTATTTTTCGGTTCTATTCATCGATATCGACCATTTTAAACATATTAACGATACCTTTGGTCATACCCTGGGAAACAAAACTTTAATTACTGTCGCTGGGGCAATTAAAACCTGTCTGCGTCAAGTGGATAGTTTTGGGCGCTTTGGGGGCGAGGAATTTGTCGCTATTCTCCCAGAAACTAATCTTGAAGATGCTGCTACCACAGCCCAGCGCATTTGTCAAGTAATTAACAAGTTAAATATTGAACTTGCTCAACAAAAAGTGCGAGTTACTGCTAGTATCGGTGTGGCAACATTTAGCCCTCAAGATAATAATCTGGAAGAGGTGATCGAGCGGGCTGATCATGCCATGTTCGCCGCTAAAAATCAAGGTAGAAATCGAGTTAGTTTAGGTAAAACAGTATGA